From a region of the Candidatus Eremiobacterota bacterium genome:
- a CDS encoding protein kinase, protein MNESANGDGVSDEGTVLQSEESARLARQASKDAVQGAAFRIPRYELEEKIGQGTFGEVWKATQSSTSQAVAVKIFTRHHSSERLNLGHEIDRLRRITAHPFVLTLLDAETEIDTPFLVMQLLPASLKGFCEGISYKKGEHVKGDFVSRAERWMSQCAEALAYMQNKGMIHCDLKPANILIDENENVRIADFGQAQVSGERSGALGTLGYMPPEQAMQGHPDSSWDIYALGATIYFMLTGTIPYLSRGSLVVLNAFPTIEEKLEKYKNLIFSSPLEPLQKLNPLVDRDLASIVECCLSMDTQKRYGNATQVLRDLQNRKEKRSLSCVKHTPLYLAERFFSRYRLTLSLILLTIVIASLAAVFIFFTTRQADEARQKEDQARREAKVIAVKEKTLREMASNRQASNVYRKGLEQSEKWKIFSAGLPWYAGSLRISPGNRAFGLAVVYSLKDLWEISSFHGVQGEISCMDLNPSGTKAAYGMQDGSVLIIDTLTGKPLLKPLQGTDRQCSADSDSEGVKELLALKMNPDEVIFSSGDIAAVKIYNALRLWDLGSGTPQSPLLVHSGPLTHVEFSSDGSKLLAVNTIAVSLKRKAVHIRRSVDGKLLASLLHPEGDFVNWATFSPDGKRVLTCCSRNARIWDAEKGVELIPPVVHGEGVQVFWGAFDRSGERVLTRAGNSLVVFLEKTGKADLGPLNFESGLTGASFSPDGRSIAVTTIEDRSVRIIDSHSGKEAGAPIVFDQPVQSANFAPDGKSVTVICSDGTVSLFSSDLGRRLTPPLLHSAQVEVSLLLPSETIVSAAKDRTLKTWKRERHLTPPMVIPHKKALQYAVFSPDGTMLLTISTKTGEVRNMGVTCEASPNPPAEARVWDSKSGLPISLTMRHTDAITSAEFSNDGKKVVTSSYDRTAIVWNVRTGKPLCRKMVHDGFVGSASFNSAGTLVVTTCITDYGKFSQRSYARIWDARNGRALSPELACDQRLRTCALFSPDGKKVACGGGTAVFLWDVKDTGGAPAILKHSAEVVGITFSPEGSRILTAGLDGTIRQWDGRTYASIAPSLHHGQRVEKVFFTSDGNHIITCSRKDFKTWDITSGEIIASSEEVDSIRFVDFDPCNSWVMTSVSGKKGSEVRLWDAWTALPMALPMEPHGDIHCVSFSGDGKRFVAASKNEYAALYNIPPEVDLPEKVLSLRSLVSTGVTVDTAGNIQPAGLNKWEESKKQLEEQGGKP, encoded by the coding sequence TTGAATGAGAGTGCAAATGGAGATGGCGTCTCCGATGAAGGGACTGTCCTTCAGAGTGAAGAGTCTGCAAGGCTGGCCAGGCAGGCATCAAAGGATGCGGTTCAGGGAGCCGCATTCCGTATTCCGCGCTATGAGCTTGAAGAAAAGATAGGCCAGGGAACTTTCGGCGAAGTCTGGAAGGCGACCCAGTCGAGCACCAGCCAGGCGGTGGCGGTAAAAATCTTTACCAGGCACCACTCTTCCGAAAGGCTCAATCTGGGCCATGAAATAGACAGGCTCAGGCGCATCACCGCGCATCCCTTTGTGCTCACCCTGCTGGATGCAGAAACAGAAATTGATACCCCTTTTCTGGTCATGCAGCTCCTGCCCGCGTCTCTCAAAGGATTCTGTGAGGGAATATCTTATAAGAAGGGGGAGCATGTCAAGGGGGACTTCGTTTCCAGGGCAGAGCGCTGGATGAGCCAATGCGCCGAGGCTCTCGCCTATATGCAGAACAAGGGTATGATCCACTGCGATCTGAAACCGGCCAACATCCTGATAGATGAGAATGAGAACGTGCGCATCGCGGACTTCGGCCAGGCACAGGTAAGCGGCGAGCGCTCCGGCGCTCTGGGGACCCTGGGTTATATGCCCCCTGAGCAGGCAATGCAGGGGCATCCCGACTCTTCATGGGATATCTATGCCCTCGGCGCCACTATTTACTTCATGCTCACCGGGACGATTCCCTACCTGTCCCGGGGGAGTCTGGTGGTCCTGAATGCCTTCCCCACCATTGAAGAAAAGCTCGAAAAATATAAAAACCTTATATTCTCGTCGCCACTTGAGCCCCTTCAGAAGCTCAACCCCCTTGTGGACAGGGATCTTGCCTCCATAGTTGAGTGCTGCCTCTCTATGGATACTCAGAAGAGATATGGAAATGCAACGCAGGTGCTCAGGGATCTCCAGAACAGGAAGGAAAAGAGGTCTCTGTCATGCGTAAAACACACTCCCCTTTACCTGGCGGAACGCTTCTTCTCAAGGTACAGGCTTACTCTCTCTCTCATACTCCTTACTATTGTCATCGCCTCTCTAGCCGCCGTCTTCATATTCTTCACGACGCGCCAGGCTGATGAAGCCCGCCAGAAAGAAGATCAGGCCCGCCGTGAGGCGAAGGTTATCGCGGTAAAGGAAAAGACCTTAAGAGAGATGGCGAGCAACCGCCAGGCCAGCAATGTTTACAGGAAAGGGCTGGAGCAGTCAGAAAAATGGAAAATTTTCTCTGCCGGACTGCCATGGTATGCAGGATCTCTCAGGATCAGCCCGGGAAACAGGGCATTTGGGCTTGCAGTGGTATACAGCCTGAAGGACCTCTGGGAGATCAGTTCATTTCATGGAGTCCAGGGGGAAATCTCCTGCATGGACCTGAACCCCAGTGGAACGAAAGCAGCCTATGGCATGCAGGATGGCTCTGTCTTGATTATTGACACCCTTACCGGGAAACCGCTCCTTAAGCCTTTGCAGGGCACTGACAGGCAATGCTCGGCAGATAGTGACAGTGAGGGGGTAAAGGAGCTCCTTGCGCTCAAAATGAATCCCGATGAGGTGATTTTCAGCAGCGGTGATATCGCTGCGGTAAAGATTTACAATGCCCTCAGGCTCTGGGACCTCGGGAGCGGAACTCCTCAGAGCCCTCTGCTTGTACATAGTGGACCGCTCACCCATGTGGAATTCTCGAGTGATGGCTCGAAGCTCCTTGCCGTCAATACTATAGCTGTTTCCCTTAAAAGGAAGGCCGTCCATATCCGCCGTTCTGTTGATGGAAAGCTTCTTGCGTCCCTTCTTCACCCGGAAGGTGACTTTGTGAACTGGGCGACTTTCAGCCCCGATGGGAAAAGGGTCCTCACATGCTGCAGCAGGAATGCGAGAATATGGGATGCCGAGAAGGGAGTTGAGCTTATCCCACCGGTTGTTCACGGCGAAGGAGTTCAGGTTTTCTGGGGAGCTTTCGACAGGAGCGGCGAAAGAGTCCTTACCCGGGCAGGCAACTCCCTTGTGGTGTTTCTCGAAAAAACCGGCAAAGCGGACCTTGGCCCGCTCAATTTTGAATCTGGCCTGACTGGCGCAAGCTTTTCTCCTGATGGCCGTTCCATCGCAGTAACCACAATTGAGGACCGTTCTGTCCGGATTATTGATTCCCATTCAGGCAAGGAAGCAGGCGCTCCCATAGTCTTTGATCAGCCGGTGCAAAGCGCGAACTTTGCACCTGACGGCAAATCAGTGACAGTGATATGCAGCGATGGAACGGTGAGCCTATTCAGCTCCGATCTGGGCAGGAGGCTTACCCCTCCTCTCCTGCACAGCGCTCAGGTTGAGGTATCTCTCCTTCTTCCTTCAGAAACCATAGTCTCAGCGGCTAAAGACAGAACATTGAAAACCTGGAAAAGGGAGAGGCACCTCACCCCGCCCATGGTAATACCTCACAAGAAAGCCCTTCAATATGCCGTGTTCAGCCCTGATGGAACAATGCTTCTCACTATATCTACAAAGACAGGCGAGGTAAGGAATATGGGAGTGACCTGCGAGGCAAGCCCCAACCCTCCGGCAGAGGCAAGAGTGTGGGACTCAAAGAGCGGGCTGCCCATATCGCTCACGATGAGGCATACTGATGCCATTACATCGGCTGAATTCAGCAATGACGGCAAAAAAGTAGTCACTTCGTCTTATGACCGCACGGCAATAGTATGGAATGTCAGGACAGGGAAACCCCTCTGCAGAAAGATGGTCCATGACGGGTTTGTGGGATCGGCCTCCTTCAACTCTGCAGGCACCCTTGTGGTGACCACCTGCATCACCGATTACGGGAAATTCTCTCAGCGCAGCTATGCCAGAATATGGGATGCCAGAAATGGCAGGGCCCTGTCACCTGAGCTCGCCTGTGACCAGAGATTGAGGACCTGTGCACTATTCAGCCCTGACGGGAAAAAAGTCGCCTGCGGTGGGGGAACGGCGGTTTTTCTCTGGGACGTGAAAGATACCGGGGGGGCACCGGCCATCTTAAAGCATAGCGCCGAAGTAGTCGGCATCACTTTCAGCCCCGAGGGGAGCAGGATTCTGACTGCAGGGCTTGATGGCACGATACGCCAGTGGGATGGCAGGACGTATGCCTCCATTGCGCCGTCACTGCACCATGGCCAGAGAGTTGAAAAGGTCTTTTTCACCAGCGACGGAAACCATATAATTACCTGCTCACGGAAGGATTTCAAGACCTGGGACATTACCAGTGGTGAGATCATAGCCTCCTCGGAAGAGGTGGACTCTATAAGATTTGTTGACTTTGATCCCTGCAATTCCTGGGTGATGACCTCGGTATCGGGTAAAAAAGGCAGTGAGGTACGGCTCTGGGATGCATGGACAGCCCTGCCCATGGCACTACCCATGGAGCCTCATGGGGACATTCACTGCGTTTCCTTCAGTGGCGATGGGAAAAGGTTCGTGGCAGCATCGAAGAACGAGTATGCGGCGCTCTATAACATCCCTCCTGAGGTGGACCTCCCGGAAAAGGTTCTTTCCCTTCGCTCTCTTGTGTCCACGGGCGTCACTGTTGATACTGCAGGCAACATCCAGCCGGCAGGCCTCAACAAATGGGAAGAGAGTAAAAAACAGCTTGAGGAGCAGGGGGGAAAACCATGA
- the groES gene encoding co-chaperone GroES gives MKIRPLGDRVILRAIPSEEKTKAGIIIPDSAKEKPMEGEVMAAGKGRMLEDGTIVPMEVKEGDRVLFSKWGGTEIKIDGEEYLMIKESELLGIIG, from the coding sequence CTGAAAATCAGACCCCTGGGTGACAGGGTCATTTTGAGGGCTATCCCGTCGGAGGAAAAGACCAAGGCAGGGATAATAATCCCTGACAGCGCAAAGGAAAAGCCCATGGAAGGCGAAGTGATGGCTGCGGGAAAGGGAAGGATGCTTGAAGACGGCACCATTGTTCCCATGGAGGTCAAGGAAGGCGACAGGGTGCTTTTTTCCAAATGGGGCGGCACTGAGATCAAGATTGACGGCGAGGAGTACCTGATGATCAAGGAGAGCGAGCTTCTGGGCATCATAGGGTAG
- a CDS encoding Crp/Fnr family transcriptional regulator — protein MKTVQDTAKLLKAIPIFAEVDEEVLKDLCRDSIRRGFKKNSTIWQKGDENAGLYLLLSGMVKVVEYTKDGKEFILNIMVPSDSMGEMSLIDKKPHSADLVSMEECEFLIIPPAAFHSVTRRHPELIQAFIHNVSERLRALSERASVLKYTDVYGRVCKLLSHLLLRYKLPDRCVTLTHEEIGNLIGATRANVTRALNEMQNKGLIRVERNRIFILDAFVCE, from the coding sequence ATGAAGACAGTTCAGGATACGGCGAAGCTCTTGAAGGCCATTCCCATTTTTGCAGAGGTTGATGAGGAGGTCCTCAAGGACCTCTGCAGGGATTCCATAAGGCGCGGCTTCAAGAAGAACAGCACCATCTGGCAGAAGGGTGATGAGAACGCGGGCCTCTATCTGCTGCTCTCTGGGATGGTGAAAGTCGTTGAATATACCAAGGACGGCAAGGAGTTCATCCTGAACATCATGGTGCCTTCAGATTCGATGGGCGAGATGTCCCTCATCGACAAGAAGCCCCACTCGGCAGACCTTGTCTCCATGGAGGAATGCGAGTTCCTCATCATACCCCCCGCAGCTTTCCACAGCGTGACCAGGAGGCACCCGGAGCTCATCCAGGCTTTCATTCACAACGTGTCGGAGCGCCTGAGAGCCCTTTCAGAGAGGGCGAGCGTCCTCAAATATACCGATGTGTACGGGAGGGTCTGCAAGCTCCTGTCTCATCTGCTTCTGCGGTATAAGCTCCCCGATCGGTGTGTCACCCTTACCCATGAGGAGATCGGCAACCTCATAGGCGCCACCCGGGCCAATGTCACAAGGGCCCTTAACGAGATGCAGAACAAAGGGCTCATCCGTGTAGAGCGGAACAGGATATTCATACTTGATGCTTTTGTCTGCGAGTGA
- a CDS encoding bifunctional serine/threonine-protein kinase/formylglycine-generating enzyme family protein: MSKLCPFCQKTNRTAANFCHNCGGVLDSLCQAVNTVLDRRYRIVSHIKKGGMANVYKAEDQRLGKRICAVKEMIEPYDNEEMQEKFSEWFEREMQILSSLRHPGIPVVWDYFIHSGRYYLVLEYIEGKNLEDLLGEQPGGLFPESTVMKWGCEIADILEHLHIQNPPVIHRDIKPSNIIFKTDGKLMLIDFGIAKLFSPVGTGTRIGTLGFIAPEHYKGHPEPRSDLFSLGVTLYQLLTGIDPSKEVPYNFTPMRKKKPDISDKAVTMVNRLIALNMDERFGSARELKDYLTIGGQGGAQSIALQIISSATSMFPGAPSPPSSPPQPASALSSEPPPSQGASPRIELKSTMSDNEARKKIEIDEAPPAISEGSSRHIFTTGPKTQQKSVECTLGRDQSRMVLIPGGAFMMGAALDDESYFYERPSHSVTVGTYYIDKFPVTVKQFLLFLEETRYPFKNRDIMSERLSNHPVVNVSWHDACAYAAWAGKRLPTEAEWEKAARGVDGRKYPWGDEWRYNRLNCTLSGARGTTAVGSYLRGVSPFGCHDMLGNVWELTLDNISGYPYKGPSPQKAEIIAIRGGSWKSAKRECRCTSRERILPSFSNIYTGFRCAISVL; encoded by the coding sequence ATGAGCAAGCTCTGTCCCTTCTGCCAGAAAACCAACAGGACCGCGGCAAACTTCTGCCACAACTGCGGAGGCGTGCTTGATTCACTCTGCCAGGCCGTCAACACCGTCCTGGACCGGCGTTACAGGATCGTCTCCCATATCAAGAAGGGAGGCATGGCGAATGTCTACAAGGCCGAGGACCAGAGGCTGGGAAAAAGGATCTGCGCAGTGAAGGAGATGATCGAGCCTTACGACAACGAGGAGATGCAGGAGAAATTCTCCGAGTGGTTTGAGAGGGAGATGCAGATACTTTCGAGCCTCCGCCACCCCGGCATCCCCGTGGTCTGGGACTACTTCATCCACTCGGGCAGATATTACCTGGTGCTAGAATACATCGAGGGAAAGAACCTGGAGGATCTCCTCGGTGAGCAGCCCGGAGGACTCTTCCCTGAGAGCACCGTCATGAAATGGGGTTGCGAGATAGCCGACATACTCGAGCACCTCCACATCCAGAATCCTCCCGTGATCCACCGCGATATCAAGCCTTCAAACATAATCTTCAAAACCGACGGGAAGCTCATGCTGATTGACTTTGGTATTGCCAAGCTCTTTTCCCCAGTGGGAACGGGCACGAGAATAGGCACACTGGGATTTATCGCCCCTGAGCACTACAAGGGGCACCCGGAGCCCCGGTCTGATCTTTTCTCCCTGGGCGTCACCCTTTACCAGCTCCTTACAGGAATCGATCCCTCCAAGGAAGTTCCTTATAACTTCACCCCGATGAGGAAGAAAAAGCCCGATATCTCCGACAAGGCCGTCACCATGGTGAACAGGCTCATTGCCCTGAATATGGACGAGAGATTCGGGAGCGCCAGGGAGCTGAAGGATTACCTCACCATCGGCGGCCAGGGCGGAGCCCAGTCCATCGCCCTCCAGATTATCAGCTCCGCCACGAGCATGTTCCCAGGCGCCCCTTCCCCGCCCTCTTCCCCACCTCAGCCTGCGTCCGCTCTTTCCTCAGAGCCCCCCCCCTCTCAGGGAGCCTCCCCGAGAATTGAGCTGAAAAGCACCATGTCTGACAACGAGGCGCGAAAAAAGATTGAAATTGACGAAGCTCCTCCCGCAATCTCTGAAGGGTCGTCGAGGCATATTTTCACCACGGGCCCCAAGACTCAGCAGAAATCAGTGGAATGCACCCTCGGCCGTGATCAGTCCCGGATGGTCCTCATACCCGGGGGAGCCTTCATGATGGGAGCGGCTCTTGACGATGAGTCTTATTTCTATGAAAGGCCGAGCCATTCGGTCACCGTGGGGACCTACTATATTGACAAGTTTCCCGTCACGGTGAAGCAGTTTCTTCTATTCCTGGAGGAGACCCGTTACCCCTTCAAGAACAGGGATATCATGAGTGAGCGCCTCTCCAATCACCCGGTGGTGAACGTCTCATGGCATGATGCCTGCGCCTATGCCGCCTGGGCAGGGAAGAGGCTCCCCACAGAGGCCGAATGGGAAAAGGCGGCAAGGGGTGTTGACGGCAGAAAATATCCATGGGGAGACGAGTGGCGTTACAACAGGCTCAATTGTACCCTTTCGGGAGCCAGGGGAACCACAGCTGTGGGTTCATATCTCCGTGGTGTCTCTCCTTTCGGCTGCCACGACATGCTGGGCAATGTGTGGGAGCTGACGCTTGATAATATCTCCGGCTACCCGTACAAGGGGCCTTCGCCGCAAAAAGCCGAGATAATCGCCATAAGGGGGGGGAGCTGGAAAAGTGCCAAGAGGGAGTGCCGCTGCACGTCGCGGGAGAGGATTCTCCCGAGCTTCTCCAATATATATACGGGCTTTCGCTGCGCCATCTCGGTATTATAG
- a CDS encoding clostripain-related cysteine peptidase, whose amino-acid sequence MDIRPTGGALEHIQFEKPGKPAQNETAPQPAGDQVSLGTGQDQVVKKKWTFLHYGAGDNNLSQYIMRDADEAESIGSDANTHLVSQLDMSSGTCKRYHLQKDPAGVNGKMTSPVLQDMGSKVDMSDPKTLTDFLVWGQKNFPSDFVGVSIGDHGGGTAGAISDDRDGGYGMMSPADLKKAFADAEAITGKKIDVLGFDCCLMANTEVAYELKDVTNYMVASEETEGGLGWPYNNVLNDKVLSSLQEALRHKINVDPKEFATKIVADAEQVQGDLPTMSTIDMSKMGDVAAKVDGFAKAIIASEGSAGELKSLAGRTQSFGEFKDVYDFCQKVAGSQNLKDESLKTAAKDVMASLDKAILANQHSNAYPGAHGLQIELPSWGGLSGKYQDLQFAKDTSWDEAMGKISKTEVPAEPSAPSAPPSGGYEFGFDEY is encoded by the coding sequence ATGGACATCAGACCAACAGGCGGAGCGCTAGAGCACATACAATTCGAGAAGCCCGGCAAACCGGCACAGAATGAGACAGCCCCTCAGCCGGCAGGCGACCAGGTATCCCTCGGCACGGGCCAGGACCAGGTGGTCAAGAAGAAGTGGACATTCCTCCACTACGGAGCAGGAGACAACAACCTGTCGCAATATATCATGAGGGACGCTGACGAGGCGGAGTCGATAGGCTCCGATGCCAACACCCACCTCGTTTCACAGCTTGATATGTCAAGCGGCACCTGCAAGCGCTATCACCTGCAGAAGGATCCCGCGGGAGTGAACGGCAAAATGACGTCGCCGGTGCTCCAGGATATGGGTTCCAAGGTGGACATGTCCGATCCCAAGACCCTCACCGATTTCCTTGTGTGGGGCCAGAAAAACTTCCCCTCCGATTTCGTGGGAGTGAGCATAGGCGATCATGGCGGCGGCACGGCGGGAGCCATATCCGACGACAGGGATGGCGGCTATGGCATGATGAGCCCGGCTGACCTGAAGAAAGCTTTCGCCGATGCAGAGGCCATTACAGGCAAGAAGATTGACGTGCTGGGCTTTGACTGCTGCCTGATGGCAAACACCGAGGTGGCCTATGAGCTCAAGGATGTGACCAATTACATGGTGGCTTCGGAAGAGACTGAAGGCGGACTCGGCTGGCCTTACAACAACGTGCTCAACGACAAGGTCCTCTCGTCATTGCAGGAAGCCTTGAGGCACAAAATTAATGTCGATCCCAAGGAGTTTGCCACCAAGATCGTGGCCGATGCCGAGCAGGTCCAGGGCGACCTCCCCACCATGTCCACCATCGACATGAGCAAGATGGGCGACGTGGCAGCGAAAGTTGACGGCTTTGCAAAGGCCATCATTGCCTCAGAGGGCTCCGCGGGCGAGCTCAAGAGCCTTGCGGGCAGAACGCAGTCCTTTGGCGAGTTCAAGGATGTCTATGATTTCTGCCAGAAGGTGGCAGGCTCCCAGAACCTCAAGGACGAGAGCCTCAAAACAGCGGCGAAGGATGTCATGGCGAGCCTTGACAAGGCCATACTGGCCAACCAGCACTCCAATGCTTACCCCGGCGCCCATGGCCTCCAGATAGAGCTCCCCTCCTGGGGCGGCCTGAGCGGCAAATACCAGGATCTCCAGTTTGCCAAGGACACCAGCTGGGACGAGGCAATGGGCAAGATCTCGAAGACCGAGGTGCCCGCTGAGCCTTCAGCGCCCTCCGCACCTCCTTCAGGCGGTTATGAGTTCGGCTTTGACGAATACTAG
- the groL gene encoding chaperonin GroEL (60 kDa chaperone family; promotes refolding of misfolded polypeptides especially under stressful conditions; forms two stacked rings of heptamers to form a barrel-shaped 14mer; ends can be capped by GroES; misfolded proteins enter the barrel where they are refolded when GroES binds), with protein sequence MAVKMLLYDEEARKALEKGANALAEAVKVTLGPRGRNVVLDKKFGSPTITNDGVTIAKEIELDDPFQNMGAQLLREVASKTNDIAGDGTTTATVLAQAMIKEGMKNVTGGANPLFIKKGIEKAVEKCVQEIKKLAKPVEKKSVIAEVAAIAANNDSEIGNIIADAMEKVGKDGVITVEESKTITTTLEHVEGMQFDKGYISPYFVTDSEKMIAELKDPLILITEKKISAIADLLPILEKVVQLQKPLVIIAEDLEGEALATLVVNRLRGTFQAVAVKAPGFGDRRKEMLKDIAVLTGGQVIADELGLKLDKVTPDLLGKANLVKVTKEDTTIVEGRGSEKEIKARIEQIRKQIEETDSDFDREKLQERLAKLVGGVAVIKVGAATETELKEKKHRMEDALSATRAAVEEGIVAGGGVTFINILHHLDHMKLEGDELIGANIVKKALEEPLRQIAFNAGKEGSVVVEKVKGLEKNHGYDALRDEYTDMFKAGVVDPVKVTRSALQNAASIVAMMLTTETLVCEKPERDKMPPMGHGMPPGGMGGMGGMDMY encoded by the coding sequence ATGGCAGTAAAAATGCTTTTGTACGATGAAGAGGCCAGGAAGGCCCTGGAAAAAGGAGCGAATGCCCTCGCTGAGGCGGTAAAGGTGACGCTGGGGCCAAGGGGGCGCAATGTGGTCCTCGACAAGAAATTCGGCTCTCCGACCATCACCAATGACGGCGTGACCATAGCCAAGGAGATAGAGCTCGATGACCCCTTCCAGAACATGGGCGCCCAGCTTCTCCGCGAGGTGGCCTCAAAGACGAACGACATCGCCGGTGACGGCACCACGACCGCCACGGTCCTGGCCCAGGCCATGATCAAGGAAGGAATGAAAAATGTCACGGGAGGCGCCAATCCGCTCTTCATCAAGAAGGGCATAGAGAAGGCCGTGGAAAAGTGCGTGCAGGAGATCAAGAAGCTCGCCAAGCCCGTGGAGAAAAAGTCGGTAATTGCCGAGGTGGCGGCAATCGCGGCAAACAACGATAGCGAGATAGGCAACATCATCGCCGACGCGATGGAAAAGGTCGGCAAGGACGGCGTCATCACCGTCGAGGAGTCCAAGACCATCACGACGACACTTGAGCACGTGGAAGGAATGCAGTTTGACAAGGGTTATATCTCACCCTATTTCGTCACAGACTCGGAAAAGATGATTGCCGAGCTCAAGGATCCCCTCATTCTGATTACCGAGAAAAAGATCAGCGCCATTGCAGATTTGCTGCCGATCCTGGAAAAAGTGGTGCAGCTCCAGAAGCCTCTTGTGATTATTGCCGAGGACCTGGAAGGCGAGGCTCTTGCCACCCTCGTGGTGAACAGGCTCAGGGGAACATTCCAGGCAGTGGCCGTCAAGGCCCCTGGCTTCGGTGACAGGAGAAAGGAGATGCTCAAGGACATCGCCGTGCTCACGGGCGGGCAGGTCATTGCCGATGAGCTGGGCCTCAAGCTTGACAAGGTGACTCCCGATCTCCTCGGGAAGGCAAACCTTGTGAAAGTCACCAAGGAGGATACGACAATCGTTGAGGGCCGCGGCTCAGAGAAGGAGATCAAGGCCAGGATCGAGCAGATCCGGAAACAGATAGAAGAGACCGATTCCGATTTTGACAGGGAAAAGCTCCAGGAGCGCCTCGCGAAGCTCGTGGGCGGCGTAGCCGTGATAAAGGTGGGCGCAGCTACCGAGACAGAGCTCAAGGAGAAGAAGCACAGGATGGAGGATGCCCTCTCAGCCACAAGGGCTGCCGTGGAAGAGGGAATTGTGGCGGGCGGAGGCGTGACCTTCATCAACATCCTCCACCATCTTGATCACATGAAGCTTGAAGGCGATGAGCTCATAGGAGCCAATATCGTGAAAAAGGCCCTTGAGGAGCCCCTCAGGCAGATTGCCTTCAACGCAGGCAAAGAAGGCTCAGTAGTCGTGGAGAAAGTGAAAGGCCTCGAGAAAAACCACGGCTATGATGCCCTGAGAGATGAATACACCGACATGTTCAAGGCGGGCGTCGTGGACCCCGTGAAGGTGACAAGGTCGGCTCTCCAGAATGCGGCAAGCATCGTGGCTATGATGCTCACCACCGAGACGCTTGTGTGTGAGAAGCCTGAGAGGGATAAGATGCCCCCCATGGGACATGGGATGCCCCCGGGAGGAATGGGCGGCATGGGCGGAATGGACATGTACTAG
- a CDS encoding RNA polymerase sigma factor RpoD/SigA produces MSDTLLARVEEQDPYRSRRYAETYTPPPHELPEEEQEDKIERDRLITENQKLVYSFARKHMGQGIELSDLIQIGNLGLLKAVQKFDPTKGVQFSSYAFYWIQQTIMLALKNQSRIIRIPTHILDQIKRYYHAHERLSHKLGRDPSSHEIAQELYSFEDEIHQDRTRLKEGTLTLDDLVTREDEREKKRKFFHELEEVLQIAQVPLSLDEPCGEDESCVFVEAIAAKEVETPEETCMKKYMKQELHWLLSYLSERERNVVKWRFGIDDDEPLSFQDIAGRLSITKQGARKILMTTLAKLRRLSESIPRAPLRAMAR; encoded by the coding sequence GTGAGCGATACCTTGCTTGCCAGGGTAGAGGAACAAGATCCCTACAGAAGCAGAAGATACGCCGAGACCTATACGCCCCCCCCTCATGAGCTTCCCGAAGAAGAGCAAGAGGACAAGATTGAGCGTGACAGGCTCATCACCGAGAACCAGAAACTGGTCTATTCTTTTGCCCGCAAGCACATGGGCCAGGGGATCGAGCTCTCGGACCTCATCCAGATAGGCAACCTGGGCCTCCTGAAAGCGGTGCAGAAATTCGATCCCACCAAGGGAGTGCAGTTCTCTTCCTACGCGTTCTATTGGATCCAGCAGACCATAATGCTCGCCCTCAAGAACCAGAGCCGGATCATCAGGATACCCACCCATATCCTTGACCAGATAAAGCGTTATTATCACGCCCATGAGAGGCTTTCCCACAAGCTGGGCCGCGATCCCTCAAGCCACGAGATTGCCCAGGAGCTTTACAGCTTTGAAGATGAAATTCACCAGGACCGCACCAGGCTCAAGGAAGGGACCCTTACCCTCGACGACCTCGTGACAAGGGAAGATGAGAGGGAAAAGAAGCGGAAATTCTTCCATGAGCTGGAAGAAGTCCTGCAGATCGCCCAGGTGCCCCTCTCCCTCGATGAGCCCTGCGGTGAAGACGAGAGCTGCGTGTTCGTGGAAGCCATCGCGGCCAAGGAAGTGGAGACGCCGGAAGAGACCTGCATGAAGAAGTATATGAAGCAGGAGCTCCACTGGCTCCTCAGCTACCTCTCCGAGAGGGAGAGAAACGTGGTGAAGTGGCGCTTCGGCATAGACGATGATGAGCCTCTCTCGTTCCAGGACATTGCGGGAAGGCTCTCCATCACCAAGCAGGGCGCAAGGAAGATCCTGATGACGACTCTGGCGAAATTAAGGCGCCTCAGCGAATCGATTCCCAGAGCGCCCCTCAGGGCAATGGCCCGCTGA